The proteins below come from a single Salinivibrio kushneri genomic window:
- the hemC gene encoding hydroxymethylbilane synthase, with protein sequence MYSTPVRIATRKSPLALWQAEFVKDALERAHPGLTVELVPMVTKGDVILDTPLAKIGGKGLFIKELEQAMLDGRADIAVHSMKDVPVEFPEGLGLVTICERGDPRDAFVSNHYQSIDDLPKGAVVGTSSLRRECQLRERRPDLVINTLRGNVGTRLGKLDDGQYDAIVLAAAGLKRLGLNERIRSEIPPEVILPAVGQGAVGIECRLDDERIRTLLAPLSDASTTERVLCERAMNNRLEGGCQVPIGSYSEIQGDKIWLRALVGEPDGSTILRAEVTGPLEKGEQLGTDLAEQLLAQGARQILDKLYQDDA encoded by the coding sequence ATGTACTCAACGCCTGTACGCATTGCCACGCGCAAAAGCCCTTTGGCTCTCTGGCAAGCTGAATTTGTTAAAGACGCATTAGAGCGCGCTCACCCGGGGCTAACGGTTGAACTGGTGCCGATGGTCACGAAAGGTGACGTTATTCTGGACACGCCTTTGGCGAAAATCGGTGGTAAAGGCTTGTTTATAAAAGAACTTGAACAAGCGATGCTCGACGGCCGCGCAGACATTGCCGTGCACTCAATGAAAGATGTCCCGGTTGAATTCCCCGAAGGGTTAGGGCTGGTCACCATCTGTGAACGCGGCGACCCACGAGATGCGTTTGTCTCAAACCATTACCAAAGCATTGACGATTTACCTAAAGGGGCCGTCGTCGGCACATCCAGCCTGCGTCGTGAATGCCAGTTACGCGAGCGCCGGCCTGATTTGGTCATTAACACATTACGGGGCAATGTCGGCACGCGCCTTGGCAAACTCGACGACGGTCAGTACGACGCCATTGTCCTCGCTGCCGCCGGCTTAAAACGATTAGGCTTGAATGAGCGGATCCGTAGCGAAATCCCTCCAGAAGTCATTCTACCCGCAGTCGGACAAGGTGCCGTGGGGATTGAGTGCCGATTGGATGATGAGCGCATTCGCACCTTGCTCGCGCCTCTGTCTGATGCCAGCACCACCGAACGCGTATTGTGTGAACGCGCAATGAATAACCGTCTCGAAGGCGGCTGTCAGGTGCCCATCGGCAGCTATTCAGAAATTCAAGGCGATAAAATCTGGCTACGTGCGTTAGTCGGCGAACCCGACGGTTCGACCATTTTGCGCGCCGAAGTCACGGGCCCGCTTGAAAAAGGCGAACAGCTCGGCACCGATCTCGCAGAGCAACTTCTCGCCCAAGGCGCGCGGCAAATTCTGGATAAACTTTACCAAGACGACGCATGA
- a CDS encoding uroporphyrinogen-III synthase, with protein MTIVVVRPEPDCSQLVDQLAQQGLSAIPCPLLSFAPGRDLTTLATLLPSLPTGSVVVAVSPRAVAFAHHALQQKGVSWPNNIGYVAVGQRTASEWRAVSKQSVQFPHREDSEGMLSLSLFSNVTDAQVVILRGESGRDMMGQTLQARGAQVHYCETYRRQWAIEPLVSQVVSWPKYTITTVVVTSGQQLAYFDQLITLSEQHWLRQCRILVPSKRIQDQATALGFDTITTVDSVANDALVNTLLRLSKTGLSDD; from the coding sequence ATGACCATTGTTGTTGTTCGTCCCGAACCAGACTGCAGTCAGTTAGTCGATCAGCTGGCACAGCAAGGGCTGTCCGCGATCCCCTGTCCACTGTTAAGTTTTGCGCCGGGGCGAGACTTGACCACCCTCGCGACTTTGCTCCCCTCCCTGCCCACCGGCAGTGTCGTGGTCGCCGTGAGCCCACGGGCCGTCGCATTCGCCCATCACGCCTTACAGCAAAAAGGCGTGTCATGGCCAAACAATATCGGCTATGTCGCGGTGGGGCAGCGTACGGCGAGCGAGTGGCGCGCGGTGTCAAAGCAGTCAGTACAGTTTCCGCACCGTGAAGACAGCGAGGGCATGCTCTCGCTCTCTCTTTTCTCTAACGTGACCGACGCGCAAGTAGTGATCCTGCGCGGAGAAAGCGGACGCGATATGATGGGGCAAACGTTGCAGGCGCGAGGCGCACAAGTTCACTATTGCGAGACCTATCGGCGACAATGGGCCATTGAGCCTTTAGTATCGCAAGTAGTAAGCTGGCCTAAATACACGATAACGACAGTCGTGGTCACCAGTGGCCAACAATTAGCCTACTTTGATCAACTTATCACACTGAGCGAACAGCACTGGCTGCGCCAATGCCGTATACTGGTGCCCAGTAAAAGGATTCAAGATCAAGCCACTGCGCTGGGTTTTGACACGATTACGACCGTTGACAGCGTGGCCAATGATGCACTGGTCAACACGCTGCTCAGGTTAAGTAAAACGGGACTTTCGGATGACTGA
- the cyaY gene encoding iron donor protein CyaY: MNTTEYHQLVDLQMQAIEEGIDDSGADIDYESVGNVMTLEFDDGSQIIINRQEPMQEIWVASKSGGFHFGLKDGKWTCSKTGLVLMDLVQQECSKHAGEPVSW; encoded by the coding sequence ATGAACACAACGGAATATCATCAGTTGGTCGATTTACAAATGCAGGCCATTGAAGAAGGTATCGATGACTCAGGCGCCGACATCGATTATGAGAGCGTTGGCAACGTGATGACGCTGGAATTTGATGATGGCAGCCAAATCATCATTAACCGCCAAGAGCCGATGCAAGAAATATGGGTGGCGTCAAAAAGTGGTGGATTCCACTTTGGCCTTAAAGACGGTAAATGGACTTGCAGCAAAACAGGCCTGGTGTTGATGGATTTAGTGCAACAAGAGTGCAGCAAACACGCGGGTGAGCCTGTTTCTTGGTAA
- the xerC gene encoding tyrosine recombinase XerC, which translates to MTAVTSDQAAPRSLTVPLDRFYQYQLSERGLSAHTQRNYQRQLDKIVDFLSARGIAYWQDVDADWVRQISSQAKRDGLKPGSIALRLSALRSFFDYLVKTEQLAANPAKGVAAPKQGRQLPKNLDVDEMNQLLEVDQDDPLSVRDRAMMELMYGAGLRLAELVDLNVRDVSVRKGDLRVTGKGEKERIVPFSGMAKTWVMNWLKVRNQLLKGPEEALFISKLGQRISHRSVQKRMAEWGQKQAVNSHINPHKLRHSFATHMLESSGDLRAVQELLGHADLSTTQIYTHLDFQHLAKVYDAAHPRARSTEARKPSAGKKNNSES; encoded by the coding sequence GTGACAGCGGTAACGTCTGACCAAGCGGCTCCCCGTTCACTGACGGTCCCTCTTGATCGCTTTTATCAATATCAACTCAGCGAACGGGGCCTCAGTGCCCATACGCAACGTAATTATCAGCGCCAGTTAGATAAGATTGTCGACTTTCTGAGCGCGCGGGGCATCGCTTATTGGCAAGATGTAGATGCCGACTGGGTGCGACAAATTTCGAGCCAAGCCAAACGCGATGGCCTCAAACCGGGCAGTATTGCGTTGCGGCTGTCCGCACTGCGCAGCTTTTTCGACTATCTCGTAAAAACCGAACAGCTTGCCGCCAACCCAGCCAAAGGGGTCGCCGCGCCCAAGCAAGGGCGCCAGTTGCCGAAAAACCTCGATGTGGATGAAATGAATCAGCTGCTCGAGGTGGATCAAGACGACCCGCTGTCGGTACGGGATCGGGCGATGATGGAGCTGATGTATGGCGCAGGGTTGCGTTTAGCCGAGCTGGTGGATCTCAACGTGCGTGATGTCTCGGTACGTAAAGGGGATTTGCGTGTCACCGGTAAAGGGGAAAAGGAGCGTATCGTGCCTTTTTCCGGCATGGCGAAAACCTGGGTGATGAACTGGCTAAAAGTGCGCAACCAGCTCCTCAAAGGGCCAGAAGAAGCGCTATTTATCTCTAAACTGGGCCAGCGAATTTCGCACCGTAGCGTGCAAAAACGTATGGCGGAGTGGGGACAAAAGCAGGCGGTGAACAGCCATATTAATCCTCACAAACTGCGCCACAGCTTTGCCACTCACATGCTGGAATCGTCTGGGGATTTGCGGGCGGTGCAAGAGCTGCTTGGCCATGCCGATTTAAGCACCACACAAATTTATACCCACTTGGATTTTCAACACTTGGCGAAAGTGTATGACGCGGCGCATCCCCGCGCCCGCAGCACAGAGGCTCGTAAACCCAGCGCAGGCAAAAAAAACAACTCGGAGTCGTGA
- a CDS encoding class I adenylate cyclase, translated as MIALQTYVEQQTERIEAFNRVRMDRARSAMSRQAQAIFDVLPVLLHLNHPALPGFCGDSVPFGIADYELDETQREFVSDCLIHSNTRFSSLTACVEGRERHPIKGMYTMGSTGSMGQSLTSDLDIWVCIDASVTAAQRDKLDAKCMAISEWALNQGIEANFFVVCEGRFRHHLSQAMTSDNCGTSQHFLLLDEFYRSSMRLAGQKLLWYMVPPEMEGCYEEYVDTLVAEHGLDRRDWVDFGGLPTIPAEEYFGSSLWQLYKSIDSPYKSVLKAILLEAYSWQYPGTQLLSVDGKRRFYAGWVDVYQSDAYYLMLEKVTRYLESIGDTRRLDLVRRCFYLKTHEKLTQSPATGSVAWRREVLRLLAREWGWDEQALAYLDNRRHWKVEEVQYAHNELLDALMQSYRNLIRFARRNDITSAISPQDISILARKLYAAFEELPGKVTLLNPQISPDLHEPDLTFIQVPEGRTNAPGWYLYKHSLAPADIIGRAPLEHNSYLSKLVAWAFFNGLLTESTRLDTVVRDADVDIDTLYQLVSDIRNTFSLNPPRPTLDALSSPCEIRQLALFVNLEHDPTSAYKKPSMRFDFKNSDIFSYGPEQTCLVGSVDLVYRNSWNEVRTLNYRGDDAILEALKTMLGKMHQDAVPPESVDVFCYSSKMRGLIRNLVYQLVAECIELRLKPVEKEKRRRFKALRIGKQTHGLFFERRGVSVQRLENSVDFYRCISTNKVNGTPVMVVDNPQDVHPPEVVDAYASEGLVQFFFEDCTNGYNLYILDENNRVEVYRQCSGDKTEMVQGVNRFYTSSHDRYSYSANFINFNLPQFYQIVTDDGGDTHALPFKCDGQMQPPRPPSQGGFAGQVASFK; from the coding sequence ATGATTGCCTTGCAAACATACGTAGAACAGCAAACTGAGCGCATAGAAGCGTTTAACCGCGTGAGAATGGATCGCGCGCGGTCCGCGATGAGCCGTCAAGCTCAAGCCATCTTTGATGTGCTGCCAGTGCTTTTACATCTTAATCACCCCGCATTGCCCGGGTTTTGTGGCGACAGCGTGCCTTTCGGCATTGCTGACTACGAGCTCGATGAGACACAACGTGAGTTTGTCTCTGATTGCCTGATCCACTCGAACACCCGCTTCTCCTCTTTAACTGCCTGCGTGGAAGGCCGTGAGCGCCATCCGATCAAAGGCATGTATACCATGGGCAGTACCGGCTCGATGGGGCAAAGCCTTACCAGTGATCTAGATATTTGGGTCTGTATCGATGCGTCAGTGACAGCGGCGCAGCGCGATAAGCTCGATGCCAAGTGCATGGCAATCTCTGAGTGGGCCTTAAACCAAGGGATCGAAGCCAACTTTTTTGTGGTCTGTGAGGGACGTTTTCGTCACCATCTCAGCCAAGCAATGACCAGTGATAACTGTGGTACCAGTCAGCACTTCCTACTGCTTGATGAGTTCTACCGCTCTTCGATGCGACTCGCTGGACAAAAACTGTTGTGGTACATGGTGCCGCCAGAAATGGAAGGCTGCTACGAGGAATATGTTGATACGTTGGTGGCCGAACATGGCCTTGACCGTCGTGATTGGGTTGATTTTGGCGGCTTGCCGACCATCCCGGCCGAAGAGTACTTTGGCTCGAGTTTGTGGCAGCTGTATAAAAGCATAGATTCACCGTATAAGTCGGTACTCAAAGCGATTTTGCTTGAAGCTTACTCGTGGCAGTATCCTGGCACCCAGCTGCTCAGCGTCGATGGTAAACGCCGTTTTTACGCCGGTTGGGTCGATGTGTATCAATCTGACGCCTATTATCTGATGCTGGAAAAAGTCACCCGCTATTTGGAGTCAATTGGTGACACCCGCCGCTTAGATTTGGTTCGTCGTTGTTTTTATCTTAAAACCCATGAGAAATTAACGCAGTCCCCTGCGACTGGCTCGGTCGCCTGGCGCCGCGAAGTGTTGCGCCTGTTGGCGCGTGAATGGGGCTGGGATGAACAAGCATTGGCTTACCTCGACAACCGTCGCCATTGGAAAGTCGAGGAAGTGCAGTACGCGCACAATGAGTTGCTTGATGCCTTGATGCAAAGCTATCGTAACCTGATCCGCTTTGCCCGTCGCAATGACATCACCTCGGCGATCAGTCCACAAGACATCAGTATTCTGGCCCGAAAACTGTACGCGGCGTTCGAGGAATTGCCGGGTAAGGTCACTCTGTTGAATCCACAGATTTCACCGGATCTCCACGAGCCGGATCTCACCTTTATTCAAGTGCCAGAAGGGCGTACCAATGCGCCGGGATGGTATTTGTATAAGCATTCACTAGCACCAGCGGACATCATCGGTCGCGCCCCACTGGAGCATAACAGTTACTTATCCAAACTGGTCGCCTGGGCGTTTTTTAATGGGCTGCTGACTGAGTCAACCCGCTTGGATACCGTGGTGCGCGATGCCGACGTTGATATTGATACCCTGTATCAGCTGGTCAGTGATATTCGTAATACCTTCTCGCTCAATCCTCCACGTCCAACGCTGGATGCGTTGTCGAGCCCATGCGAAATCCGTCAGCTCGCTTTGTTTGTCAACTTGGAGCACGATCCAACATCAGCGTACAAAAAGCCGTCGATGCGCTTTGATTTTAAAAATAGCGACATATTCAGTTATGGCCCTGAACAAACCTGCTTGGTGGGGAGTGTTGACCTCGTTTACCGCAACTCATGGAACGAAGTGCGCACACTCAATTACCGCGGCGACGATGCCATTTTGGAAGCGCTAAAAACCATGTTGGGTAAAATGCACCAAGATGCGGTGCCGCCTGAGTCAGTGGATGTATTCTGCTATTCCAGCAAAATGCGTGGTTTAATTCGTAACCTGGTTTACCAATTGGTCGCAGAATGTATTGAGCTACGTCTTAAACCGGTTGAGAAAGAAAAACGCCGCCGCTTTAAGGCGTTGCGAATTGGCAAGCAAACCCATGGTTTGTTTTTCGAACGTCGTGGCGTATCAGTACAGCGGTTAGAAAACTCAGTCGATTTTTATCGCTGTATTTCCACCAACAAGGTAAACGGCACGCCAGTGATGGTGGTGGATAATCCGCAGGATGTGCATCCGCCGGAAGTCGTGGATGCGTATGCCAGCGAGGGCTTAGTACAGTTTTTCTTTGAAGATTGTACCAACGGCTACAACCTGTACATTCTTGATGAGAACAACCGGGTGGAAGTGTATCGCCAGTGTAGCGGTGATAAAACCGAGATGGTACAGGGCGTGAACCGCTTCTATACCTCCTCACACGACCGCTATAGTTACAGTGCTAACTTTATCAACTTTAACTTGCCACAGTTTTATCAAATCGTTACCGATGATGGTGGCGACACACATGCGCTGCCCTTTAAGTGTGATGGCCAGATGCAGCCGCCACGGCCACCGTCTCAGGGTGGGTTTGCCGGACAAGTCGCTTCATTTAAATAA
- the dapF gene encoding diaminopimelate epimerase: protein MQVQFAKMHGLGNDFMVVDCVTQNAFFSPDLIRRLADRQRGVGFDQLLVVEPPYDPETDFHYRIFNPDASEVSQCGNGARCFARFVRMKGLTNKHQISVSTQAGKMLLHIENDNQVRVNMGEPEFTPGKIPFRANSQEKTYLMRVAEQTLFVGAVSMGNPHVVTVVEDVDHADVDTLGPLLESHERFPERVNAGFMQILSRNAIKLRVYERGAGETQACGSGACAAVAVGIIQGLLDEQVTVSLPGGDLRIRWRGPGHPLSMTGPATHVFDGQLQL, encoded by the coding sequence ATGCAGGTACAGTTTGCAAAAATGCACGGACTGGGCAACGACTTCATGGTGGTTGACTGTGTCACGCAAAACGCGTTCTTTTCGCCGGATCTGATTCGGCGTCTGGCTGATCGCCAGCGTGGCGTCGGGTTTGACCAGTTACTCGTGGTTGAACCGCCTTACGATCCCGAGACGGATTTCCACTATCGCATTTTTAACCCTGACGCATCGGAAGTCTCTCAATGTGGCAATGGTGCGCGCTGTTTTGCGCGCTTCGTGCGAATGAAAGGGCTGACCAATAAGCATCAGATCAGCGTGAGCACCCAAGCCGGTAAAATGCTGCTGCACATTGAAAACGACAATCAGGTGCGCGTGAACATGGGCGAGCCGGAATTCACACCGGGGAAAATTCCGTTTCGTGCCAACTCACAAGAGAAAACCTACTTGATGCGGGTGGCGGAGCAGACCTTGTTTGTGGGTGCCGTGAGCATGGGCAACCCGCATGTAGTGACTGTGGTCGAGGATGTTGACCATGCCGACGTGGACACCTTGGGACCGCTACTTGAAAGTCACGAACGCTTCCCTGAACGGGTCAATGCCGGCTTTATGCAGATCCTTTCCCGCAATGCGATTAAGCTTAGAGTGTACGAGCGCGGTGCCGGCGAAACCCAAGCCTGTGGCAGTGGCGCGTGTGCCGCGGTTGCGGTCGGGATTATACAAGGCCTGCTTGATGAGCAAGTAACGGTGAGTTTACCCGGTGGAGATCTCCGCATTCGCTGGCGTGGGCCGGGTCATCCCTTATCAATGACAGGCCCAGCGACACATGTATTTGATGGACAATTGCAATTATGA
- the lysA gene encoding diaminopimelate decarboxylase translates to MDYFNYQDDGQLWAESLPLTQLADEHGTPLYVYSRATFERHWHAFDHAVGDHPHLVCYAVKANANIGVLNVLARLGSGFDIVSQGELERVLVAGGDPAKVVFSGVGKTAAEMRRALEVGIKCFNVESHSELDRLNQVAGELGVQAPISLRINPDVDANTHPYISTGLKDNKFGIAFDQALSSFRYAASLPHLNVEGIDCHIGSQLTELAPFIESTDRLLALIDTLGDEGIAIRHLDVGGGLGVTYSDEKPPQPSEYAKALMARLDNHRHLELIFEPGRAIAANAGVLLTKVEFLKHSEHKNFAIIDAGMNDLIRPSLYQAYQEIIPVVPRQGEPQTYDLVGPVCETGDYLGKNRSLVLEAGDLLAVRSAGAYGFVMASNYNSRCRPAEVMVDGDQAHLVRERESLASLWQLEQRLPE, encoded by the coding sequence TTGGACTATTTCAACTATCAGGACGACGGCCAGCTGTGGGCCGAATCACTGCCCTTGACCCAGCTTGCCGATGAGCACGGCACACCCTTGTACGTTTACTCGCGAGCCACCTTTGAGCGCCATTGGCATGCGTTTGATCATGCCGTGGGCGACCACCCGCATTTGGTGTGTTACGCCGTCAAAGCGAACGCCAATATCGGTGTGTTAAATGTGCTAGCACGCCTGGGATCAGGATTTGATATTGTCTCTCAAGGTGAACTCGAGCGCGTGCTCGTCGCCGGTGGTGATCCCGCGAAAGTGGTGTTTTCTGGCGTAGGGAAAACGGCCGCAGAGATGCGTCGCGCACTGGAAGTAGGTATCAAATGCTTTAACGTAGAATCACACTCTGAACTCGACCGCTTAAACCAAGTGGCGGGTGAGTTAGGTGTGCAAGCGCCGATATCGTTGCGCATTAACCCAGACGTTGATGCCAACACCCACCCCTACATCTCAACCGGGCTGAAAGACAATAAGTTTGGTATTGCGTTCGACCAAGCATTGAGCAGCTTCCGCTATGCCGCCAGCTTGCCACATTTGAATGTGGAAGGCATTGATTGTCACATCGGCTCGCAGCTGACCGAACTCGCGCCTTTTATTGAATCTACCGACCGTTTGTTGGCGCTGATTGATACCTTAGGCGATGAAGGCATTGCGATTCGTCATCTCGATGTCGGTGGCGGACTGGGGGTCACCTACAGTGACGAGAAGCCGCCTCAGCCTTCTGAGTACGCTAAAGCCCTGATGGCGCGTTTGGACAATCATCGTCATCTTGAGCTGATTTTTGAGCCAGGCCGTGCGATTGCTGCCAATGCAGGAGTGTTGCTGACCAAGGTCGAATTCCTCAAGCACAGTGAGCACAAAAACTTTGCCATTATCGATGCGGGGATGAACGATTTAATTCGTCCGTCACTGTATCAAGCCTATCAAGAAATCATCCCTGTGGTGCCGCGCCAAGGGGAGCCACAAACCTATGATTTAGTAGGCCCAGTGTGCGAAACCGGTGATTACTTGGGCAAAAACCGCTCGTTGGTGCTAGAAGCGGGCGATTTGCTGGCGGTGCGCTCGGCGGGCGCATATGGCTTTGTGATGGCGTCAAACTATAATTCACGCTGCCGCCCGGCCGAGGTGATGGTCGATGGTGACCAAGCGCATCTTGTGCGCGAGCGCGAGAGCTTGGCGTCGTTATGGCAGCTTGAACAGCGCCTACCAGAATAA
- the lptM gene encoding LPS translocon maturation chaperone LptM, which translates to MRKLVILLMFTGIMTLTGCGQQGPLYYPDEQPTQNQ; encoded by the coding sequence ATGCGAAAACTCGTCATTTTACTGATGTTCACTGGCATCATGACACTGACCGGCTGTGGCCAACAAGGGCCCCTGTACTATCCGGACGAACAACCGACGCAAAATCAATAA
- a CDS encoding uroporphyrinogen-III C-methyltransferase yields the protein MTDNKNTDTKQRQANTPSSPKAHATDAPAPEKASKTSSGGRGGILLGAIAIALALGSSGWVFYHGHQQATVLQNTVAAQQSHISRLEQDLNQQQQAAEKAREQLKDTTQTRLNQQDSSLASLQKAVAEVKGRRPNDWLLAEADYLIRMAGRKIWLEHDAQSATALMEAADHRIAQLNDPSLMPIRQAMADDITALKAVKRVDRDGIVLRLTSMQQRVENLPLASAVIPEAEEVEKPVVSESVNDWKHNLTTSVTDFVDNFITYRKRDGNVVPLLSPTQSYYLQENLKNKLDQAMRAVYQGNDALYHEALGMAKDWALRFYNQDANATRRFVEQLDDLNQQAIGVDMPQKLKSQSLVSDEIDTRLRRDIAPLTGGQS from the coding sequence ATGACTGACAACAAAAATACCGACACCAAACAACGCCAGGCCAACACGCCATCTTCACCCAAGGCCCATGCCACAGATGCGCCAGCGCCTGAAAAAGCCAGCAAAACCTCATCGGGGGGACGTGGTGGCATACTACTTGGCGCTATCGCCATCGCCTTGGCCCTCGGCTCCAGTGGCTGGGTGTTTTACCATGGTCACCAGCAAGCGACCGTGCTACAAAACACCGTCGCCGCGCAACAATCGCACATTTCACGCCTTGAGCAAGACCTTAACCAACAACAACAAGCCGCAGAAAAAGCGCGTGAACAACTGAAAGACACCACCCAAACACGCTTGAACCAACAAGACAGTAGTCTCGCCAGCTTGCAAAAAGCCGTGGCGGAAGTGAAAGGTCGACGCCCTAACGACTGGTTATTGGCTGAAGCCGATTACCTGATCCGGATGGCAGGACGTAAAATTTGGCTTGAACACGATGCCCAAAGCGCTACCGCCCTGATGGAAGCAGCCGACCATCGCATTGCTCAGCTTAACGATCCGTCCTTAATGCCTATTCGTCAGGCAATGGCTGACGATATCACCGCATTAAAAGCCGTGAAGCGCGTCGATAGAGATGGGATTGTCTTGCGCTTAACCAGCATGCAGCAACGGGTTGAAAATCTCCCGCTTGCCAGCGCCGTGATCCCAGAAGCTGAAGAAGTGGAAAAACCCGTGGTGTCCGAGTCCGTCAATGACTGGAAGCATAACCTCACCACGTCGGTTACCGACTTTGTCGACAACTTTATTACTTACCGAAAACGCGACGGTAACGTAGTACCGCTGTTATCACCCACCCAAAGTTATTACCTACAAGAAAACCTCAAGAACAAACTCGATCAAGCGATGCGTGCGGTCTATCAAGGAAACGATGCCTTGTATCATGAGGCGCTAGGCATGGCCAAAGACTGGGCACTGCGTTTTTATAATCAAGACGCCAATGCCACACGCCGCTTTGTTGAGCAACTTGACGATTTAAACCAACAAGCCATCGGCGTCGATATGCCGCAAAAGCTAAAAAGCCAATCGCTGGTCAGTGATGAAATCGACACCCGACTGCGCCGAGACATTGCACCGCTGACAGGAGGCCAATCATGA
- a CDS encoding DUF484 family protein — protein MNDGVEASTLETMPLSDEAVAAYLKDNPDFFIRHRDLLTQLTVPHGEQGAVSLVEIQLKRLRERVAELEEDITQLMSLGAKNDALFRAFAEAHQALLRANTPQAVQKALTTLSEQLQLSVSLRVYAPIDGLQSISRQAVDQLKSHHFAGRRCYLGRLRRVDAEAVMATPPELGSFALIPIKGEGKEWGLLSFASADGGHFQPEMDTLFIEQLAAHLAILCSQWTNKGERQ, from the coding sequence ATGAATGATGGGGTAGAAGCCTCGACACTGGAAACCATGCCTCTTAGCGATGAGGCGGTGGCAGCGTATTTAAAAGATAATCCAGATTTTTTTATTCGCCATCGCGATTTACTGACGCAGCTGACCGTGCCACACGGCGAGCAAGGTGCAGTATCGCTGGTGGAAATTCAACTTAAGCGCCTGCGTGAGCGGGTGGCGGAGCTGGAAGAAGACATTACCCAACTGATGAGTCTAGGGGCAAAAAACGATGCCCTGTTTCGTGCCTTTGCCGAGGCGCATCAGGCGCTGCTGCGTGCTAATACGCCGCAGGCGGTGCAAAAAGCATTGACGACGCTTAGCGAGCAACTGCAACTGAGCGTCAGCTTACGGGTGTATGCGCCTATCGACGGGCTGCAGAGCATCTCACGTCAGGCGGTGGATCAATTAAAGAGTCATCATTTTGCCGGACGTCGTTGTTATCTCGGACGCTTGCGCCGTGTGGATGCGGAAGCGGTGATGGCAACGCCACCGGAGCTAGGCTCTTTTGCGCTGATACCGATTAAAGGGGAAGGCAAAGAGTGGGGACTGTTGAGCTTTGCGAGCGCAGATGGCGGGCACTTTCAGCCAGAAATGGACACCCTTTTTATCGAACAGCTGGCGGCACACTTGGCCATCTTATGTAGCCAGTGGACGAACAAGGGTGAGCGTCAGTGA
- a CDS encoding HAD-IA family hydrolase — MKFYRRLNAFDAVSFDLDDTLYDNWPVIARAEAALSDYLSEHCPPLAALDKATLAGFRRQARDENPAQRFDVTAMRVAQLTLAGEHVGLTAEKARAQAQAATTFFCGYRSDFTPPAQSVAYLKAWSEKLPLVAITNGNVDTDAIGLTPFFQHIFRAGEHGAAKPNPEMFDKAAQALGIAPARILHVGDHLSSDVAGARQVGMQACWIRPERQSPMMRKGRTLPDVAIDDLSELDTLIQQWHR, encoded by the coding sequence ATGAAATTTTATCGTCGCTTAAACGCGTTTGATGCGGTGAGTTTTGACTTGGATGATACCTTGTACGATAACTGGCCGGTGATCGCACGCGCGGAGGCGGCGCTAAGCGACTATTTGAGTGAGCACTGCCCACCGCTCGCCGCGCTTGATAAAGCCACCCTTGCGGGATTTCGTCGCCAAGCCCGTGATGAGAACCCTGCCCAACGCTTTGATGTTACCGCGATGCGGGTTGCCCAGCTGACGCTTGCCGGTGAACATGTGGGTTTAACTGCGGAGAAGGCGCGTGCACAAGCTCAAGCGGCGACGACCTTCTTTTGCGGATATCGCAGTGACTTTACTCCGCCGGCGCAAAGTGTGGCTTACTTAAAAGCTTGGTCCGAGAAACTGCCATTGGTGGCCATCACTAACGGTAATGTCGACACCGATGCGATTGGCCTGACGCCGTTTTTCCAGCATATTTTCCGTGCCGGTGAACACGGTGCGGCCAAGCCGAACCCGGAGATGTTTGATAAGGCGGCGCAGGCCTTGGGCATCGCCCCGGCGCGCATTTTACATGTGGGCGATCACTTAAGTTCGGATGTGGCTGGCGCGCGCCAAGTGGGCATGCAAGCCTGTTGGATCCGCCCAGAGCGCCAATCTCCGATGATGCGCAAAGGACGCACCTTACCGGATGTGGCGATCGACGATTTATCTGAGCTCGATACCCTTATTCAGCAGTGGCACCGCTAA